The Azospirillum sp. TSH100 genome includes a region encoding these proteins:
- a CDS encoding GDP-mannose 4,6-dehydratase produces MDKVRSLSEGESPRIMVTGAAGFVGRHVMEALLRRLPEGGKLIACCRATGGAPLPGAGSDVVDVIELDIADAGRIDEVVRQVMPTHIVHLAGVSTLAAVAAAPDRAWQINLFGTLRLAEALARHRPGGCFLFVGSSEVYGRAFQGGRAVDETMLPDPTNLYSSTKIAADLAVGQLASDRLTVVRARPFNHIGPGQREDFAVSAFAAQIARIERGLQPPVMRVGNLESERDFLDVRDIADAYCRMVEQAGRLPNGVVFNLASGVPRRIRSVLDDLLAMARIPIEVAMDETRMRPSETPLVLGNAGRARDLLGWAPTHLWTDTVGDILDHWRHRVSRADRP; encoded by the coding sequence GTGGATAAGGTCCGGTCGCTGTCGGAAGGGGAAAGCCCTCGCATCATGGTGACCGGCGCCGCCGGCTTCGTCGGCCGGCATGTGATGGAAGCCCTGCTGCGCCGCCTCCCGGAGGGGGGGAAGCTCATCGCCTGCTGCCGCGCGACCGGCGGTGCCCCTCTGCCGGGCGCCGGATCGGACGTTGTCGACGTGATCGAACTCGACATCGCCGACGCCGGCCGCATCGACGAGGTGGTGCGGCAGGTCATGCCGACCCACATCGTCCATCTTGCCGGCGTCTCGACCCTGGCCGCGGTCGCGGCGGCACCCGACCGGGCCTGGCAGATCAATCTGTTCGGCACGCTGCGCCTGGCAGAGGCCCTGGCCCGCCACCGTCCGGGTGGATGCTTCCTGTTCGTCGGCAGCTCCGAGGTCTATGGCCGGGCGTTCCAGGGGGGGCGAGCGGTCGATGAAACCATGCTGCCCGATCCGACGAACCTCTATTCCAGCACCAAGATCGCGGCCGATCTGGCGGTCGGCCAGCTGGCATCTGACCGGTTGACAGTGGTGCGGGCGCGGCCCTTCAACCACATCGGGCCCGGGCAACGGGAAGACTTCGCCGTCTCCGCCTTCGCGGCCCAGATCGCCAGGATCGAGCGCGGCCTCCAACCGCCGGTCATGCGTGTCGGCAACCTGGAAAGCGAGCGGGATTTCCTCGACGTCCGCGATATCGCCGATGCCTATTGCCGGATGGTCGAACAGGCCGGCCGCCTGCCCAACGGTGTCGTGTTCAACCTCGCCTCCGGCGTGCCGCGGCGCATCCGGTCGGTTCTGGACGACCTGCTGGCCATGGCCCGCATTCCCATCGAGGTGGCGATGGACGAGACGCGGATGCGCCCGAGCGAGACTCCGCTCGTCCTGGGAAACGCCGGCCGTGCCCGCGACCTGCTTGGCTGGGCGCCGACGCATCTCTGGACCGATACGGTCGGGGACATTCTGGACCATTGGCGCCATCGGGTGTCCCGTGCCGACCGGCCCTGA